GGTAGGCATGCAAAACAATGATATCGAAGGCGAAAAGTTGGCCGGGGACGAAGATGTCACCACAGCCAATGCTGATGTTGATCTGCAGATGAGCCATCGACCCTGGGTGATCAAACAACaagctcttaatgaaagcaccaatgtcggtgtcaaaaccggcagatctcgggtaggggggtggGGCGAGCTATTAGATCGGATCGATGGGTAACATGAGAAGAATACAcaagggatttacccaggttctggccctctctatcgaggtaaaacactacgtcctgctcttgtttatattatgAAGGTAtcaaagtacagagttgatctaccccgagatcgtaagttgtggtctaaaccctaggggtatgatgaatGGGTGTATGGATGGATCACCTCTACGGACTAAActgggtatctagggttacacgtGGTCGGTTGCCTCTCAGGATTTACATGTCGAATCTAGTCATTTGTGCTTGAAGTAGATGCCAAGTCTTCGGTCGCCGCACTTTGAAGGCCTCGGGAGTCCTCCTTCCTTAATGGGCTGATAGTCTAGCTGGGCTAGGACCCCccagtccaggacactgtcaggaGGCATCCCAAAAGTTTTAGAGGGTCATTTTCCTCTAAGGTTTCACCAAATAAATGCATTGAAGAAGTTGGGGTCGACCATGAACATTTGTATtcaggcccatggaaacaatgtACATCTTTGTCACGGAAGCTTCTCATAATAGTAATTTATCCCCTTGTATAAACCACCGTACCATAAAGATAAAGTGGCAAGAATTTCTCCTTTGCATGTTACGATTGCAAGTGTATGCGTTGTGGTGAAACATAAAGTTTGGttgttgttctttattttggtgaaaattttaagaAATCGAGATAAAatcctgaattttttacacaatacACCTATATCATTTTTCTGTTACAGGTTTTTTTTTCAGAATGTTTAGAGTTACTCAAGTATGGGTTACATTAATATCTTTACATGGtactctgtttttgacagattgttgttataattGTTTTTAATAGCTTATGCTTGCATTTTGTTGTACCTATTGGGGTGTAGGAATTTTAAAATGTGTTACCATGTAGTAGCTAATGATGAATTCCAATTTTGCATTTAGTCCATGAAAGGCATGATTAGATTCAATTGTTATCTATACTAATCTATCGCacgagttttgtgtggatgatgtTCCTAAGGCCGAGGGGAGACAGTGTTATAAGATGAATTTGGAGAGATGCaagcgctcaagcttggggatgcattaTCCCCAAAATATTATTTAAAGAGGTCTCAAGCTCCAAGCATAGGGATACCCAGGCATCCCTCTCGTCTTCCTCAACAACTCTTAGTATGTTTTGGTTGGGCCTATGTTTttatttgttcacatgatatgcgtaaattcttAAGGCAtcattttttctatttcttttcagtAGACATGCACCATGCTGGCTTCAGAATGGTTCTTGATGGTTCAAATATTTATAGAATGTTTTATGTGCATCGTTTATATCTTTTAGAGTCGTGATATTTATAGAATGCTATATGTGGGCCAAACGCACCCCCACGAGCACTCCTCTGGCGCCTCATGACCTTCTCGTGATGTCCAAGAACgacatattttattttatttttatcaccGAGAAAACATAATTCTGGAATTTTCAAAAATAAGTACTCCAGTAACTCGCATTGGACACTAGATTAAtatgttagtataataaaatagtATAAGATTATGCCGAAATTATGAATAAGTGATATAAATGTACCATAAACATAAAAATATGTAAATTGTCACAGGCGCAGCGCACCAGTACAAAGGTCTATGCCATTTCCTAGCGACACCGAAGATCATTGGTCTGGTATGAGATCCATACAAGATTTCTCCTTCTAGACTCTCGAAATAAGCACTACAGTTTTTTGCACCAGCTGGTCAAATTATTACATAATAGAGAACATTATCGTTATATCTTTATGAATGTATTTGTAAAATCAGGGTTAGTTAATTCTCAATCGACCGTGACAATATTGCGTTTGTTTActggatgaacatttttttgtcTCACGTGGTGAACTTTTTACAGATTTTTACGAAAAAAATCAATTGAAAATTAGTTAACTAATTCTCAGTCGACCATGAAATATGCCCAAAGTAAATATAGGTAAGTGCAATGACATCTAATATGTATTTTAGTTTTAAGGGGTCATGGATTTTTGCAGGATTTTCAACGGATAGGAATTTCACGTGGGATTTTTACTCTATACTAGGAAAGAGGCTATGtaacaatgtactccctccgttcctaaatataagtctttgtagagatttcactatgaaccacatacggatgcatatagatgcattttaagtgtagattcattcattttgctccgtatgtagttcatctagtaaaatctctacaaagacttatatttaggaacggagggagtaatttgctTTCCTGAATACAGAAAATGACAGAAGGATGGACCATGGACAGGGAGAGCGGACAGCTAAGTCAGACCTTTATCTCTTGGGACCTGTCTTGTCCTGCACCAACCAAGCAGTACTCCTATCGTTTGCCGTAGTATCATGTTTTCTTCTCAAGCTTATTTCGATTCAATAGATGTACGGGTCAGACTTAAGAGATCTGTGTAAGCTCACGCTCCTATTAGCTTTTCACTGGAATAGATGTCTGTTGTGCGACCTGTGGCTGCACCGCAGAGGATCCCACAACCAACGTCACACTGGATTGTCGCTTTGTTCAAGGATGGGGCTGGGCCAGGGATAatggcatttcctatttggcgccctCAGCGCCAGTTAACAAATTCGCGCTAAAGGTGCTCTTACCTCGGCCGGCCCATCTACGGGTGCCATGGGAGAGTCCTCtttccggttttgggaagctttccagccgtttcttcttctttttttattatgGCTTTTCCTGGACcggtctttttttcttttcttctttttcaaaaTGCACGAATTGTTTCCAAATTCGATGGAACATTTTTTAGAAAATAGAATAACTCTTTTtaaaaatttatgaactttttatcAAGttcatgatattttttcaaaatttataaaaaaataaatTCATGTACTAAATTTTAAAATTTGAGAGgttttttcaaaatttatgaagctttttccaaaattgatgaacttttatcgacgaacatttttcaaaatagatgaacttttttcaagtttgtgcacctttttcaaatttgataaaaaaatcaaattGATTATGTTTTAAAAAAATTGGACTTCATTCAAGTTTTTAACCTTTTTTAAAAAATTGATAAACTTTTTCCATATTCAtgaaaacttttttcaaaatcgtgaACTATTTTCgtattcatgaactttttaatttttttcaaatacatgaaattttctgaatttgtgattttttttttgttttatgcTTTTTTTGTTGTAATTGTTTGATTTTTTGGAGCGAGGGACCAGTCTTTCAGCAGTAGCGACCGTTTAGTTTTTTTCGGAGCGCGCTAGTGGGCCAGCGCATGCGAGCGGCCGTGCAAGCACCAGCTTGTTAGCTGGCGCAACACGCGCCAATTAGGAGCTCCTAGGGAGAATGTATCGTGTGTACCGAGCCAACCTGTGCACTGATCCTTGATCATGCCCCAGAGTCTAATGGTGAACCGACATTTGAAGAATAGATGATCAACCGATTCATTTTCCCGCTTGCATAGGGGGCAAGGCCATAATTTGGCCAACCGCGCTTGGCCAGTCTATCCGTGGTCCAAACCCAATTTTGGATGGCAAGCCGAGCAAAGAACTTGGCCTTCAATGGAGCACCAATTACACCATATGCTCCAGGGGAGAGCGAATGATGCCAAGAAACTATGCTTCGTAGGCGGATTCCACCGTGTAGAGGACACTTGTAGAGTGCTTCCAAACAATGTCGTCGTCAATATCTTCCGGAAGATGGAAAACACTGATGGTGGCCCAAAGTTTGAGAAATTGCCAGAAGTGATCAATAGAAAAACTGGATGACAGCTTGATCTTGTTAACCCATGCACCATTCTTGAGGGCTTCCCGCACCTTCCAGTTCTTCCTCGTTGACGCCGCATAGAAGAGGGGCAATGTCCTTAGGCTTGCGGTTTTGCACCCAAAGAGAGTCCCAGAATGGAGTTCGTGCGTCGTTGCCCACGATAATAGTTGAGGAGGCATAGAAAAAATCGTAGTCCGCGTCACCACATGGGTTGCCCATGCCAACCCATGATCTTTGTTGGCTCCTTTCACTCAAATAATGTCGTAGCCCACGTCATCACATGGTTGCCCATGCCAACCCATGATCTTTGTTGGCTCCTCTCACTCAAATCAAATCCAATGTAATCTTAGCGCCCTAGCAAATTTGCCCGTGTTTAGCACTCCCAAGACCCCCATAGGCAATTGGGCGGCAAACGGAGTCCCAATTGACCTTACATTTGGGCCCATTGGTCTTGTCTGTCCCCTCAAAAATGAATGCACACTTAAACTTGTTAAGATTATTTGACGGTGCTTGGGGGACGACAAGCGGAGTGATAAAATAGATGGCTTGGGAGGAAAGCACCGAATTGACCAAGGTGGTGCGTCCCATGGACGTGATCTTTTGCCCGTCCCAAGGGACCAACTTTGCCACCGCCTTATCCTTTAGGAACTGGAAGTCAACCTTTTTGAGCCGCCACACAAAGATCGGAAGGCCTAAGTATTTAATTGGGAAGGATCCACGCGCCGTCCGAATGTTTTGAAGGATGTCTGGCAAATCTCCAGAACAGATTTGATTTCATCCATAAGCACGCATGGACAATCCTTTGTAAAGTGGATGGATGATTTGTTGAAACTGATCCTCTGAACCAGAGGCATCACAGTAAGCTGGCAAGGATCGCTTAATACCTTCAGCGCCCTCCTTATTTTCCATCAATAAATCATCCCATACGCCAGTCAAAATAGAAAGTAGCCCAGGTCTGGACCAAGGCCCAAAGTGAACCCGACTGAAGCACTACTGGGCACGACATGCTTGGGGACTTCCGGCCAGTCATAAACACCTGCATAAAACCCTAAGACAAACAGAGGACTACAACAAACAGAGGACTAAACCAAACTAGATCACTAATGATGCCTACCCTTCTTATTTTGTtttgaaacaaacaaacaaacaaaagctAATTTGCTCAATAATATAGACAAGGGATTTCAAAACATACAACATTTTTCGCATTACTAAAGGATCAGCTAAACTAGCCTTCAGGTCCGCTTGAAATGTTCTCGTATAAATCGCTCCCCATGCGATGGATACTTTCTCCGGATGTACTCACGGAGGCACTTCTGGTACGAGAAATCGATCCAGACGCCGTCCGTGCGAACGACGAAGAGGCATCTCGACTTCCTGAACTGCGGGTGCCTGTCGACCATGATACCGTCAAGCCCGCAGCCAATCTTATCTTCAGCGCGTGGATGATAGGCAAGGATCTTTTCGGCAACGACGATTTCGTCCGCGGGACCGAGGCATTCGCCGTCTGCGTATCTGTCCGAGTGGAGGATGTCCTTGATGAGCTGCACGACGGGTTCGACGTCGCGGAGGATCTCGGCCTCCGCGGCCCTCCACGGCACCTGGGATTCGGGCTCCGTCTTCTTCGACGCCGGCGGCCGCGCGGAGTGAGGGGGCTCGTAGGCGGTCGTGGAGCAGGGCAGCAGGCGGCGGGGGGATAGCGCCGGCGCGAAGCGCGGTCCTAGGCGGGCGTGGAGGAGGAACGgtacggcgacggcggcggccagaGCCATGCCGCCCCTTTTTTGGTGGTGTGGGTGGATGGGTGCGTGAGGGAGTGACTGGTAGGTGGTAGCTATTCGAGGAAGAAACTTATCCCTGTGGCCGCACAGCGGAGAGAACGGAGCGGGCACAGAAGACGGCAGACGGTATTGTCGCTTTGTTCGACGAAAGGCAAAATTCCGTGTTTTGACCCTTTCGTTGAACTTTAACAAGATCTGACTTCTGTTTGAGGTTTTTTTAAAATCTGAttcttttgctatcgttaccaggCTCGCCGGTAGTGTCCAACCTACCGCTAGGGATGCTGGCGGTGGCATAAACGGCCCACGGCCGTTACCTAAGGGCCAGCGCACTACCCTACCGCCACAGGTCTTGACGGTAGCTTACTGTACCCTACCGCCGAGCTCCCCGGCGGTAAGGTACTGGGGGTTTCGCGTTGCAAACGTGCTGTAACCGAGAACTGCATATACCTGGTGGTAGGTTGTGATATCCTACCGTCGGGGTGCTTGGCGGTAGGGCCATGTGGTTTTGTGTTTTGCAAGTTTTAGTGATTGTTTATTTCGTAAAGTTTTATTACAGAAAAAATAGAGTTTCAGAAATATGTTGTAACAAGAATATATATATTTAAAACCTTAAATATGCAAAGCTCACACAATATAACAATATAACATGTATCACACTAGACTAGTTTCACAAATAACAAAATATGAGCTCACATATTAATAAAGGTTCTACATAGCAAATATCAAATGGTTTATACATAGTTTCACAAAAGCCAATGAATGGTGTAACAAGTTCTTCAGACAAGTTTAGAGAGCGGGCAGACATCTTCAGAGCTCCTTGTATGTTagccctggccgtggagacagaAACGGCAGCGGATCCACCTGTTCAGCCGGAGGCGGCACACTAGTTGGCATCCGACCGTCCAAGCACTCCCACCTTGCCTTGCCTGCTGCAGTTTTCGCCTCCGCCCTTCGCCAGTTGATGACGTCGAACGCCGATGCACTTGGGGGCGGCATCCTGGCTCTCCGCATCGCTCTCGAAGTAGATTCTTCGGCCCAAATTGCGCATCTCCCAGTTGGAGTGCTGCTTGGCAGCTTCAATGCACCCTTCTCGGCGGACACGGGAGATAGTTGGATCTGCCTCCATCTCTACAATCACTCTCTTCCACTCCTTCACACTCTGCGACCAACACTTTACATCGTCGAGGATCCTCTCAGCCCTCTCCTGCCACCGCATTGCCCTTGTCGCCTCTAGGACCTCGTTTGAGACAGATCCCACCGGTTGCAGCAGCTCGGGGAAGGACTCGTACAGGTACGACAACGGCATGGTAGACGGGATGTGCTGGAGAGGAGTGGGCAGTGCTTGCTTCACGGTTCCGTACCTAAACATATGGATGCATCACACAAATGTTCGTCACCTCCAAAAAAATCTAAACCTAGGTAATATCATTTAATCTATCAATAAGCATATGTAGATTTAAATAATTCCTAGGCTACAAAAAAATGACTCAAACTAAATCATTCCTAGGCTACAAACAAATATGAGTTCAATCCTTCAATAAGCATATGAGGGTTCAACTTGTTTCCTCCAACTACATCCACTACATCATAACACAACAAATTCCCCCAACGTGCATCATATGAAAAAAATCCTTCAAAaaaatatgaactagggttcatcttcataCCACCATACCAACTAGTGACTAGAGTTCATATCTAACACAATATAACATCTATAATCAACCTAAATCAATCCTATGGTTCAAAAAAATTAAATCTAGTTCAAAAAGAGAGTGATTTGAATCCAGAATCGGAAACTATTTGactaaaactaattggagggatcgaAGGAGCTTACTTTTGtttcttcggggccatctcgatccgcaaaaacggTGAAGAAACGACGAATATCAGAGcggggagtggaggagatgagagagggggcgagaggaagAACTCCTCTGTTCTTGGGGCGGTTGGGtgggggagaagggggaggggtGGGGCGGCCCGCGGCTTATAACTACCCACtccctaccgccagggtccctggcggtagTATCGGACAGGCTACCGCCAGGACCAGCGGCGGTAGGGTGGCATGGAGGGGGGCCGGAGGCCGTTAACGCTCCTGGCGTGGATAAGTTTCCTACCGCCGCAGGTTCTGGCGGTAGGCTAGGTAATCCTACTGCCGGGCCTCCTGGCGGTAGGAAAAAGGGTTAAATCTATAAAAAAAATCAAACAGGGGTCAGATCCCCAATTTAGAccacaaaagggtcaaaacacgaaattttgcctcgACGAGACGGGGACGGGCCAGGTCAGTGCATGAACGCACCACCTACACGTGGGTCCTTGGAGTGGAATATCCTAACGGACACTTATTGCGGCAGAATGTCGAGTGAACGCACATAGGCGAGCGACCTAGCAATcaagatgggccggcccaactacgaGATAGTACACGCGCTGCAGTATCCGGTTTTGGGTACTTTCTGGAAGGTTCCTGACCGtttttgggaaccttccagaaggttcttGAACCGGTTTTTCACtgggtttttttctttttctgtttcttttttcctttctctttttttcttctttatttgttttctgtttatttatttcatttttcaattcctttttcttctctttctattTCCTATTTGTTCTTCAGATTTTCAAATtcctttctgtttcttttttcttttcttctttttttcgattttctgtttgttttctttctttggtttcttatttctttttctttttcttttctttgttttttcaaaaTATTCAATTTTTGTTTGCCTTTCCATAAAA
This region of Triticum aestivum cultivar Chinese Spring chromosome 2D, IWGSC CS RefSeq v2.1, whole genome shotgun sequence genomic DNA includes:
- the LOC123049498 gene encoding protein DCL homolog, chloroplastic, which gives rise to MALAAAVAVPFLLHARLGPRFAPALSPRRLLPCSTTAYEPPHSARPPASKKTEPESQVPWRAAEAEILRDVEPVVQLIKDILHSDRYADGECLGPADEIVVAEKILAYHPRAEDKIGCGLDGIMVDRHPQFRKSRCLFVVRTDGVWIDFSYQKCLREYIRRKYPSHGERFIREHFKRT